ATATAAACCTTTTCTTAACTAATTATCAACAAAACAACAGGGAGGATCGCAACGGACCATCACAAGACGTAACACAAGTAACAGTGCCAATGCTTCATCTACAATTATAGGCGTTTAGAGGTGTACGATAAAGTCCCTATGTAGGTCTGGACAGATTCCCATGGATCTCAAGACATACCAACCTGCCTCATATTCGTCAATTTTTCGATTACTGTATATACGTGTTGAAAACGATCTGAGAGAAACACGTGCATTGGAAGCACACAGCACTGGAAGCACTTATTCTATGATCTGATGACGCCTTTTCTCTGATGACGCTTCTTCTCTGCCAATGTCCGCACTCTCTTAAACCTCCAACTCCATAGAGTCCTTAATAACACCGATAGCAGCACtggtctggatcttctcGGAGCCTCCGTTGGCCAACCGGTACTCAATGTCGGCAAGCTTGGACAAGAGTGCaatcttggtcttctccttcagaTTGAGTGCCATCAGTTCAGCGgacagcttctccagaatgtcCACCAGTGCCAGACCTCGTTCTCGTTTCAGAGTGGAAACGGTGTCGTAAGCTGTGGTCCAGTCGTCGTTCAGGATCGAAGTCAGAATGGTGTCAATGTCTGCTGGGTCAGGCGACCCAACACACAAGTATACTTGTGAAAGAGTGATTGTGTCCTTTCCAGGGTGCTCCAGACCCGTGTGGCACGCCTGCAGCACGTTGAGAGCCCGTCTCATGTCTCCCTTggacagctccagcagcgcTGCCTTGGCGTCGGGCGCAATCTTGACCTTTTCCGCGTCAATGACCTGCATGATTCGTTTGTCGATGGCTGCCTCGGGCAAAGGGCTGAATCGGAACCGTGTGCATCGCGATAGCAGCGCGGGGTTCAgcttgtgtgtgtagttGGCGAGAATGCAAAATCGGGTATGGGTGGTGTACTGCTCAATGACTCGTCGCAGGGCGTTCTGAGC
The Yarrowia lipolytica chromosome 1A, complete sequence genome window above contains:
- a CDS encoding uncharacterized protein (Compare to YALI0A02068g, similar to Saccharomyces cerevisiae RFC3 (YNL290W); ancestral locus Anc_3.69, similar to uniprot|P38629 Saccharomyces cerevisiae YNL290w RFC3 DNA replication factor C 40 kDa subunit), whose amino-acid sequence is MSANMEGFEESRKGKEIAVDTIKPGKDHLPWVEKYRPDTLDDVTGHEGVVTTLKKLLANKKFPHLLFYGPPGTGKTSTILAVAREIYGPSYKSMVLELNASDDRGIDVVRDQIKVFASSRQIFQRGGEENARSNFKLVILDEADAMTNVAQNALRRVIEQYTTHTRFCILANYTHKLNPALLSRCTRFRFSPLPEAAIDKRIMQVIDAEKVKIAPDAKAALLELSKGDMRRALNVLQACHTGLEHPGKDTITLSQVYLCVGSPDPADIDTILTSILNDDWTTAYDTVSTLKRERGLALVDILEKLSAELMALNLKEKTKIALLSKLADIEYRLANGGSEKIQTSAAIGVIKDSMELEV